The following proteins are encoded in a genomic region of Cyclonatronum proteinivorum:
- a CDS encoding ChaN family lipoprotein, translating to MQTTFFCRTFLVLMLAALTGCSAQKLSLADENPSHVFFTADGERINWQDVAETARSHDIILFGELHNNAIAHWLQHELTRSLHADTTRSLIIGMEMFEADQQIIMDEYLSGLITDRNFEEQARLWNNYATDYRPIVQFAREQGIPVIATNIPRRYASMVFRDGLTALDQLDPEARQWIAPVPITVDLELPGYANITQMAHGHGGDNLALSQASKDATMAHFILHSFREGETQHLHLNGAYHSDNFEGIYWYLRYYGFEGSIMTITTTDQAEPAVFNEEYLGRATVVLQVHERMTKTY from the coding sequence ATGCAAACCACATTTTTTTGCCGCACCTTTTTGGTCCTCATGCTCGCAGCCCTCACCGGTTGCAGCGCGCAGAAACTTTCTCTTGCGGATGAAAACCCCTCACACGTTTTCTTCACGGCAGATGGCGAGCGCATAAACTGGCAGGACGTAGCCGAAACCGCGCGCAGCCACGACATTATTCTGTTTGGTGAACTCCATAATAATGCCATCGCGCACTGGCTGCAGCATGAACTCACGCGCAGCCTGCATGCAGATACCACCCGAAGCCTGATCATCGGCATGGAAATGTTCGAAGCCGATCAGCAGATCATCATGGATGAATACCTCTCAGGCCTGATTACCGACCGTAATTTCGAAGAACAGGCCCGCCTGTGGAACAATTACGCTACCGATTACCGACCCATCGTTCAGTTTGCGCGCGAGCAGGGCATACCCGTAATTGCAACCAACATCCCGCGCCGCTACGCCTCCATGGTATTCCGCGACGGACTCACCGCGCTCGATCAGCTCGATCCGGAAGCCCGTCAATGGATAGCCCCGGTCCCCATTACCGTTGATCTGGAGCTCCCAGGATACGCCAACATCACACAAATGGCCCACGGCCACGGCGGCGACAACCTTGCCCTCTCGCAGGCTTCGAAAGACGCAACCATGGCGCACTTCATTCTGCACTCATTCCGCGAGGGCGAAACACAGCACCTGCACCTTAACGGCGCCTACCACTCTGATAACTTCGAAGGCATCTACTGGTACCTCCGCTACTACGGCTTCGAAGGCAGCATCATGACCATCACCACCACCGATCAGGCCGAACCGGCAGTCTTTAATGAAGAGTATCTCGGGCGGGCAACCGTT
- a CDS encoding DUF1566 domain-containing protein produces MRLTFFTGLALMVFLTACSGGKSTLTDEAPAVSLENVRNLMIFHDAQAVNQSTLNFDVSWAEITQTEVIGTGICVHTEPNPTIRHTCVSAPVLSGRAELQVSGLDSGITYFARPYLTTAYETRYGPMKEIQTDEFSVIRVTSSDLISFARSARSAVLRGIVTGTSPDGIMRRGFVWGSEDRMSQPEETVEIPDGRPFQLPLTNLQFGVDYFFRAFAITEKGTVFGETIRFTFPPYEIGEIGPAGGIIFYYDENNRFPFTFLEAAPAGWGGLSDDIRAEFPCYNQFLEATNYRLGDGRANLQKLLDRCSQSDNNIAKIVAELNIDGYADWFIPSRAELEIMLNTLYVSGQNKAGLSNEFYWSSTEQDDGAAWGIFMGTGNHRLLPKWMQERVRPIRAF; encoded by the coding sequence ATGAGACTCACTTTTTTTACGGGGCTTGCCCTAATGGTTTTCCTAACGGCCTGTTCGGGCGGAAAGTCAACCCTTACGGATGAAGCGCCGGCTGTTAGCCTTGAAAACGTGCGTAATCTCATGATTTTTCATGATGCGCAGGCCGTCAATCAAAGCACCCTCAATTTCGATGTTAGCTGGGCCGAAATCACCCAAACGGAAGTTATCGGCACCGGCATTTGCGTGCATACCGAGCCTAACCCCACTATAAGACACACATGCGTCTCAGCACCCGTTTTATCCGGTAGGGCAGAACTTCAGGTAAGCGGGCTGGATTCCGGGATCACCTACTTTGCACGTCCGTACCTCACAACGGCCTACGAAACCCGCTACGGACCCATGAAGGAAATCCAAACCGACGAATTCAGTGTCATCAGGGTAACCTCCTCTGATTTGATCTCTTTTGCGCGATCAGCCCGAAGTGCAGTGCTCAGAGGTATCGTGACCGGCACAAGCCCGGACGGCATCATGCGCAGAGGCTTTGTATGGGGCAGTGAAGATCGTATGAGTCAGCCGGAGGAAACTGTTGAAATACCGGATGGCCGCCCCTTTCAATTGCCCCTCACCAACCTGCAATTTGGCGTCGATTATTTCTTTCGGGCTTTTGCTATCACGGAAAAAGGTACCGTTTTCGGGGAAACCATCCGTTTCACTTTTCCACCTTATGAAATTGGAGAAATTGGTCCGGCCGGAGGCATCATTTTTTATTATGATGAAAACAACCGTTTCCCTTTCACTTTTCTCGAAGCAGCACCGGCAGGCTGGGGCGGACTAAGTGATGACATTCGGGCAGAATTCCCCTGCTATAATCAGTTTTTAGAAGCTACAAACTACCGCCTGGGCGACGGCAGGGCCAACCTGCAAAAACTTCTGGACCGCTGCAGTCAGTCAGACAACAACATTGCTAAAATTGTCGCTGAACTTAACATCGACGGCTACGCGGACTGGTTCATCCCAAGCCGGGCAGAACTTGAAATTATGCTCAATACCCTTTACGTAAGCGGTCAGAATAAAGCCGGGCTTTCCAATGAGTTTTACTGGAGTTCTACCGAGCAGGACGACGGGGCCGCATGGGGCATTTTTATGGGAACCGGTAATCACCGGCTGCTCCCGAAATGGATGCAGGAAAGGGTCAGACCTATCCGGGCTTTCTAA